AAGACTGGTTCCTCACCAATCCCGCACTGGGGCCTTATAAAGTGGAAAGCAACAAATCTGAATAGATTCGCTTGTTTTCGTGGTAGTCAAAATCGATGAAGCAGACCGCCTTCTCCGCCTGTTTACTTATAGCAAATCTTCCCACTGTCTGGCGCCGTGTAGAATGCGGAGTATCTGGATTCCATTTTCGATCGGTTCGTAAAAAATGAGGTAGTTCCCAATCGGAAAACAACGAAGACCCTTTCGAAATTTGTCGTGTTTAGAGCCCAGCCCGGGATGTACAACCAGTTTTTGTAGCATCTCATTAATTCGCAGGATAAGCTGATCGGCGGCATTCGGATCGTGCTCAGCTATATAAGCCCAGATACTCAGGGCATCTTCATTGGCTTGACGCGTGCGTATGATCCGCGGCATTACTTAGTCTTTGTTTCATGGCGGGCGTGTGCTTGTTTGAGAATATCTTCCACATCCCATTCTGCGAGGTCACCGGCGTCAGCCTGATCAAAGCCGATCTGGAGCTCGCGACGCAATTCGGCATCCACCCACTGTCGAAAATTCTCCTGGGAGATCAAGACATAGCTCTTTTGTGTCTGATCATCCTCAATTTTGAGAGGACGGTCAGGCTGCTGGTGTAATGCCTGTCGCATTTCTTCAGTGATTTTGGGAGCCATAATCGCGTCTTTTACCCAAAAAAGGAACCTGAAATAAAAAGAATATAAACAGGGCACTAAAGCACGACCCATTCATATTAATTATAACACCACCAAATCCTCTGGGCTACAGTGAACTTGCTTGACGCAAACAAAGATTCTAGTCATCGCTCATTATTGCCTGCCCGCCTGCCCCATCAAAAACATTCGTGCGTTTTCCCTGTTCCCTTTACCAGAATAATACAAATTTGAACCCCGCCAGGCGGGTTGGCACATAGGCCAACCCCTACGCCGGAATGGGGGATATTACTCTGATTTCGTTCGCATTACCTGACAGTTTCCTGTTGCCTGCAGCAATCCCATAGTACGCTTTTCGTGTGCTTTCGTGATTTTCGTGGTAGAAAAAAATGGAATAGATTACGGAAGCGCGAAATTCATGAGTAACTCTGGAACATACTCAGTTCGCAGATCGTTTCAGTGTGCCGCGGGGTGTGATTTTTGCAGCGGGGCCGAGGGGGCGTTCTTCCTGATGCGGGAACGCACGGATCGTGGTGACGATCTGCTTCTGCTGTTCGAACTGTTTGCCGCTGGCAAGTTTGACGGTCGTTTCCAGAAAGCGTTCAATTTTTGATTCCAGAGGCAAGCCGGTTTTACGGTCAATCATGCAGGTGCCGAACGATTTGCCGCCACGAATGTAGAGTTGCACTGACTTACCGTTCTGATTGATCGGACTGCTGATCTTGGAAGCCGCGATATCGCCGGCAATATTGATCGTCGCGATCTTGTCGTTCAGCTCGCGGAGTGTGTATTCAGTTTTGAGCGTCATTGGAATCGGCTGCGTCAGGCGACGGGTTTTCGTCCAGGTCTCGCCCACACGAATCGCACCCCCTTTGTGGTGCTCGTCAATGTTGTAAGGCAGGAGCCCAATGCTGTCATCGATGAAATTGGCCACGCCGTCATCGCCCGACGATTCGGAAATTTTAGCCAGCACCGTTTCCCGCTGACTGGCGGGAGTGTTCTGCAGGCAGCGTTTGAGAAAATCATCAAAGCCGACCAGCTCGACAATTTTATTATCCGCGCCGATCCAGAAAGAAAATCCGTTGTCGACCAGCCGCTGATAAGCCTGCACTTCAGGGGGAACCGGGCCGCTCGTGCGGTTCGAATCGTAGTTGACGCGCTCCCCGGCGATATCGTGCGAATATTTGACGCCGGTATAACGCACCTTGAATCGTTTGCGGCCGTCATCGCGAAGCTCTTCCACCGTCAGAGCCAGAATCAGTTCCAGCTTCGATTTGCTGTTCACAATTCCCGCTGCGGAAGCCTGCGACAATGTCTGTTCTACGGTTTTGATCATCGGAAACCGCTGATTGACGGCCAGATTGAGTTCCAGTACTTCCACTTTTTCATCACGCAACGAAGCATTCTGCACTTCGATCGGCGTCTGCAGTGGTTTCGCGGCCGTCGTTGTTTCGGGGGGCGCTTTACTCTCCACTTCCGTCGGTTTTTCGTTTTGTTTTTTGCTCCAGTATGACCAGCCGGTCCCGGCGAGAATCACAATTCCCAACATCCAGCTGATATAACGCTTGCCCTGCATGGCGACTTGGCCCAGAATAGATAAAGAAAACTAACGAATAGAGGTCTGGTGAAACTTTTGAGATGCAAAAGTTATCAGCAATAGTGATTTAGTGAAAGACGAATTCGGCCTTGATACGCCGATTCTTTGTTCCACAGGGGGATCCGATGCGAACCGTATTTCAGGTGTTTCTGTCAGTTTTATGTTTGATGTCTCACTTCCAGAGCGAAGCAGCCGCTGAGGATGTCAAAAAAGCGACGCATCCTAATATTGTCTTTCTGCTCAGCGACGACCAGCGGCCCGATACGATCGGAGCACTGGGTAACAAGATCATCAAAACGCCGAATTTAGATCAACTGGTCAAACAAGGAACCAGTTTCACGCGGGCCGTCTGTGCGAATCCGATCTGTACGCCCAGCCGGGCTGAGATCATGACCGGCGTGAGCGGCTTTCACAATGGCTCCCTGGATTTCGGCAAACCGATTAAACCAGAACTGACGACCTGGTCTCAGGCGATGCATAACGCGGGCTACAACTCCTGGTATGTGGGCAAATGGCACAACGATGGTAAACCCGTGATGCGGGGTTACGATGAAACGCTGGGACTCTTCACGGGCGGCGGTGGTCGCTGGGCTGTTCCCTCTTATGATGGTAACGGCTTGCTTGTCACCGGTTATCGTGGCTGGATCTTTCAGGATGACGAGCGAAACATGTTTCCTCAGAAAGGGGTCGGCCTGTCTTCCAATATCAGCGAGCATTTTGCGGACGCCGCAATTGAATTCATCGAACGCAAACATGAAAAACCATACTTCCTGCATGTTTGCTTCACGGCACCCCACGATCCGCTGCTGATGCCGATTGGCTATGAGCAGTATTACGATCCGAACAAAATACCGGTCCCTGTGAACTTTCAGCCCGAGCATCCCTTTGAGCATGGGAACAAGTATGGTCGCGATGAAAAACTGCTTCCCTGGCCGCGGACGAAACAGATCGTGCAGAACGATTTA
This genomic interval from Gimesia alba contains the following:
- a CDS encoding type II toxin-antitoxin system RelE/ParE family toxin, whose protein sequence is MPRIIRTRQANEDALSIWAYIAEHDPNAADQLILRINEMLQKLVVHPGLGSKHDKFRKGLRCFPIGNYLIFYEPIENGIQILRILHGARQWEDLL
- a CDS encoding DUF6263 family protein, translating into MQGKRYISWMLGIVILAGTGWSYWSKKQNEKPTEVESKAPPETTTAAKPLQTPIEVQNASLRDEKVEVLELNLAVNQRFPMIKTVEQTLSQASAAGIVNSKSKLELILALTVEELRDDGRKRFKVRYTGVKYSHDIAGERVNYDSNRTSGPVPPEVQAYQRLVDNGFSFWIGADNKIVELVGFDDFLKRCLQNTPASQRETVLAKISESSGDDGVANFIDDSIGLLPYNIDEHHKGGAIRVGETWTKTRRLTQPIPMTLKTEYTLRELNDKIATINIAGDIAASKISSPINQNGKSVQLYIRGGKSFGTCMIDRKTGLPLESKIERFLETTVKLASGKQFEQQKQIVTTIRAFPHQEERPLGPAAKITPRGTLKRSAN
- a CDS encoding sulfatase-like hydrolase/transferase; translation: MRTVFQVFLSVLCLMSHFQSEAAAEDVKKATHPNIVFLLSDDQRPDTIGALGNKIIKTPNLDQLVKQGTSFTRAVCANPICTPSRAEIMTGVSGFHNGSLDFGKPIKPELTTWSQAMHNAGYNSWYVGKWHNDGKPVMRGYDETLGLFTGGGGRWAVPSYDGNGLLVTGYRGWIFQDDERNMFPQKGVGLSSNISEHFADAAIEFIERKHEKPYFLHVCFTAPHDPLLMPIGYEQYYDPNKIPVPVNFQPEHPFEHGNKYGRDEKLLPWPRTKQIVQNDLSLYYSVVSHLDAQVGRIVDALKKSGQWENTILIYSSDHGLAMGSHGLRGKQNMYEHTVGVPLIMVGPGIPADKRSAAQCYLRDLYPTSCDLAGVPIPKTVEAKSLKPVLTGDKEAIYDEVYCYFRNFQRMIRTDRWKLIVYPHLNRVQLFDLKQDPLEQHDLSQAPQHQQVRDSLHRKLNDWRKEQNDASLASAKKS